From the genome of Thermoflexus hugenholtzii, one region includes:
- the xseB gene encoding exodeoxyribonuclease VII small subunit has product MDKPVHEMTFEEALAELERIVRALEGGGLPLEEALALYERGQALAERCQRLLQEAQLRVRILERDESGALRLSPFEEG; this is encoded by the coding sequence ATGGACAAACCGGTTCACGAGATGACCTTTGAGGAGGCGCTGGCGGAGCTGGAGCGGATCGTGCGGGCTCTGGAAGGGGGCGGCCTCCCCCTGGAGGAGGCCCTGGCCCTCTACGAGCGGGGACAGGCCTTGGCGGAGCGCTGTCAGCGGCTGCTGCAGGAGGCCCAGCTCCGCGTCCGGATCCTGGAGCGGGACGAATCCGGGGCGCTCCGCCTCTCGCCCTTCGAAGAAGGGTGA
- a CDS encoding divergent PAP2 family protein, whose protein sequence is MEPADLFRNPILIPAFLAWTAAQLSKVPVEWARRRRLDLRLWFSAGGMPSSHAALVSAMATAVGLREGFTSTAFAISLIVALIVMYDAAGVRRAASIQARLLNQILDEVFAGRPLSEQRVKELIGHTPMEVVVGALLGIAIAWIWWQLAP, encoded by the coding sequence ATGGAGCCGGCGGATCTCTTCCGGAACCCGATCCTGATCCCGGCCTTCCTGGCCTGGACGGCCGCCCAGCTCTCCAAGGTCCCGGTGGAGTGGGCGCGGCGGCGACGGCTGGACCTGAGGCTGTGGTTCAGCGCCGGCGGGATGCCCAGCTCCCACGCCGCCCTGGTCTCGGCCATGGCGACCGCCGTGGGGCTGCGGGAGGGTTTCACCTCCACCGCTTTCGCCATCAGCCTGATCGTCGCCCTCATCGTGATGTATGACGCCGCGGGGGTCCGCCGCGCAGCCAGCATCCAGGCGCGCCTCCTCAATCAGATCCTGGACGAGGTGTTCGCGGGCCGTCCCCTGAGCGAGCAGCGCGTGAAGGAGCTCATCGGCCACACCCCGATGGAGGTGGTGGTGGGGGCGCTGCTGGGGATCGCCATCGCGTGGATCTGGTGGCAGCTCGCGCCCTGA
- a CDS encoding nitroreductase family protein translates to MEAMTAALPDPARALLEQIRSRRSVRRYRPDPIPREWVEALLEAARWAPSAHNRQPWRFAVVEDPRVKARLAEAMGERLAEDLRRDGVPAERVAEEVARSVARITAAPLALVVCLSMAEMDRYPDARRQAAERTMAVQSVAMAGQNLLLMAHAMGLGACWICAPLFCPETVRETLGLPADWEPQGMILVGFPAGPPRAKDRRPLEAFVRWIRAG, encoded by the coding sequence ATGGAGGCCATGACGGCGGCGCTGCCCGACCCCGCCCGAGCCCTGCTGGAGCAGATCCGCTCCCGGCGCTCTGTCCGCCGTTACCGGCCGGATCCCATCCCCCGGGAGTGGGTGGAGGCCCTGCTGGAGGCCGCCCGCTGGGCCCCCTCGGCCCACAACCGGCAGCCCTGGCGCTTCGCGGTGGTGGAGGACCCCCGGGTCAAGGCCCGCCTGGCGGAGGCGATGGGGGAGCGGCTGGCGGAGGACCTGCGGCGCGATGGCGTCCCGGCGGAGCGGGTCGCCGAGGAGGTCGCCCGCTCGGTGGCGCGGATCACCGCTGCCCCTCTGGCCCTCGTGGTCTGCCTCTCGATGGCGGAGATGGACCGCTACCCCGATGCGCGGCGCCAGGCCGCGGAGCGGACGATGGCCGTCCAGAGCGTGGCCATGGCCGGGCAGAACCTCCTGCTGATGGCCCACGCCATGGGTCTGGGGGCCTGCTGGATCTGCGCCCCGCTGTTCTGCCCGGAGACGGTGCGCGAGACGCTGGGGTTGCCCGCAGACTGGGAGCCCCAGGGGATGATCCTGGTGGGGTTCCCGGCAGGGCCGCCCCGGGCGAAGGACCGCCGCCCCCTCGAAGCCTTCGTCCGCTGGATCCGCGCCGGATGA
- the gap gene encoding type I glyceraldehyde-3-phosphate dehydrogenase: MAVKVGINGFGRIGRQVFRAIREKYRGQLEVVAVNDITDAPTLAHLLKYDSNYGRYPEPVAARDSYLIVGEDEIRVFAEKDPANLPWKDLGVQIVIESTGLFTDGRKAAVHRTVGGAQKVIITAPASPSDSVDLTVVLGVNDHRYDPAQHHIVSNASCTTNCLAPVVKVLHDAFGVKRGLMVTVHAYTNDQRILDLPHKDLRRARAAALNIIPTTTGAARAIGLVIPELKGKLDGYALRVPTSTVSVIDLTAELARPVTREEVNAAFRAAAEGALRGILDYTEEPLVSIDFKGDPHSAIVDGLSTMVIDGNFVKVVAWYDNEWGYSVRVADLAAKMAASLS; encoded by the coding sequence ATGGCGGTCAAAGTGGGCATTAACGGGTTCGGTCGAATCGGGCGCCAGGTCTTCCGGGCCATCCGCGAGAAATACCGCGGCCAGCTGGAGGTGGTGGCGGTCAATGATATCACCGACGCCCCCACCCTGGCGCATCTGCTGAAATACGACTCCAACTACGGACGCTACCCGGAGCCGGTGGCCGCTCGGGACTCCTATCTCATCGTGGGCGAGGACGAGATCCGGGTCTTCGCGGAGAAGGATCCAGCCAACCTCCCCTGGAAGGACCTGGGCGTGCAGATCGTCATCGAGTCCACCGGCCTCTTCACCGATGGCCGCAAGGCCGCCGTGCACCGCACCGTCGGCGGCGCCCAGAAGGTGATCATCACCGCCCCTGCCTCCCCTTCGGACAGCGTGGATCTCACGGTGGTGCTGGGGGTGAACGACCACCGCTATGATCCGGCCCAGCACCATATCGTCTCCAACGCTTCCTGCACCACCAACTGCCTGGCCCCCGTGGTGAAGGTCCTCCACGATGCCTTCGGCGTGAAGCGCGGGCTGATGGTCACCGTCCACGCTTACACCAACGATCAGCGCATCCTGGATCTGCCCCACAAGGACCTGCGGCGGGCGCGGGCGGCGGCCCTCAACATCATCCCCACCACCACCGGCGCGGCCCGGGCCATCGGCCTGGTGATCCCCGAGCTCAAGGGCAAGCTCGACGGCTACGCCCTGCGTGTCCCCACCTCCACCGTCTCCGTCATCGACCTCACCGCCGAGCTGGCCCGACCGGTGACCAGGGAGGAGGTCAACGCCGCCTTCCGCGCGGCCGCCGAGGGCGCGCTCCGCGGGATCCTGGATTACACCGAGGAGCCCCTGGTCTCCATCGATTTCAAGGGCGATCCCCACTCGGCCATCGTGGACGGGCTGTCCACCATGGTGATCGACGGGAACTTCGTGAAGGTAGTGGCCTGGTATGACAACGAGTGGGGCTACTCGGTGCGGGTGGCGGACCTGGCCGCGAAGATGGCGGCCTCCCTGTCCTGA
- a CDS encoding cob(I)yrinic acid a,c-diamide adenosyltransferase — MKIYTRTGDDGTTQLMGPTRVPKDHPRVAAYGAVDELNAWLGYLHAMGLPPPWAERLQEIQRDLFVIGSYLALDPTVADRAAALPPPPEERIPQMEGWIDECEAVVGPTRVFILPGGHPLSAALHIARTVCRRAERAVVALHRGEPVPSWILAYLNRLSDLLFMLARWANAAHGVEDIPWRP; from the coding sequence ATGAAGATCTACACCCGCACCGGCGACGACGGCACCACCCAGCTGATGGGCCCGACCCGGGTCCCCAAGGATCACCCCCGGGTGGCGGCCTACGGGGCGGTGGACGAACTGAACGCCTGGCTGGGTTACCTGCACGCCATGGGGCTCCCCCCTCCATGGGCGGAGCGGCTGCAGGAGATCCAGCGGGACCTCTTCGTCATCGGCAGTTACCTGGCCCTGGATCCCACCGTGGCGGATCGGGCGGCCGCCCTGCCTCCCCCGCCGGAGGAGCGGATCCCCCAGATGGAAGGGTGGATCGACGAGTGCGAGGCGGTGGTCGGGCCGACCCGCGTCTTCATCCTGCCGGGTGGGCATCCCTTGAGCGCCGCGCTGCACATCGCCCGCACCGTCTGCCGGCGGGCGGAGCGGGCCGTGGTGGCCCTCCATCGGGGGGAACCGGTTCCCTCCTGGATCCTGGCCTACCTCAATCGTCTCTCCGACCTGCTGTTCATGCTGGCCCGCTGGGCCAACGCGGCGCATGGGGTGGAGGATATCCCATGGAGGCCATGA
- the trmB gene encoding tRNA (guanosine(46)-N7)-methyltransferase TrmB: protein MSTPMGDGDRIPPPRFQLGDPRWLLELRYLPWPVAWAVCFGRPGPLHVELGFGDGAFLAALARRMPAANLVGVERALEPTRWALRRMRREGVENVRLVLGDAFAALAFLFEPESIEGLYVNFPDPWPKARHHHRRLLTPGFLHLAAHRLRPGGLLTIATDDPDYALWIAEALRGTPGLASVFETPWVHALPGREPTRYERKALAAGRTCFYFVWRRSGPVPAPALPRIMQGEASMPHRIWEGDPDLSQVAAQLRGRLWQDGETIWRVKGLYRALEGEGLLIELLMAEGAWVETVALLFRPHGSGLWILKPAEIGGLRPTLALKMGVQRIAQAIEEATPGLRVVSSTI, encoded by the coding sequence GTGTCCACGCCGATGGGCGATGGGGATCGGATCCCGCCGCCGCGGTTTCAGCTGGGGGACCCGCGGTGGCTGCTGGAGCTGCGATACCTGCCGTGGCCGGTGGCGTGGGCGGTCTGTTTCGGCCGCCCGGGGCCGCTCCATGTGGAGCTGGGCTTCGGCGATGGGGCCTTCCTGGCCGCCCTGGCCCGCCGGATGCCGGCCGCCAACCTGGTCGGGGTGGAGCGGGCCCTGGAGCCGACCCGCTGGGCCCTCCGGCGCATGCGCCGGGAGGGAGTGGAGAACGTCCGGCTGGTGCTGGGGGACGCCTTCGCCGCCCTGGCCTTCCTGTTCGAGCCGGAGTCCATCGAAGGGCTTTATGTCAACTTCCCGGATCCCTGGCCGAAGGCCCGTCATCATCATCGACGGCTGCTGACGCCGGGCTTCCTTCATCTGGCCGCCCACCGCCTCCGGCCCGGCGGCCTCCTGACGATCGCCACCGATGATCCCGATTACGCCCTCTGGATCGCGGAGGCGCTTCGGGGCACCCCCGGTCTGGCGAGCGTCTTCGAGACGCCATGGGTGCACGCCCTGCCGGGGCGGGAGCCCACGCGATATGAACGCAAGGCCCTGGCGGCCGGACGGACGTGCTTTTACTTCGTCTGGCGGCGCTCCGGGCCGGTCCCGGCGCCGGCGCTGCCGCGGATCATGCAAGGGGAGGCGTCCATGCCCCATCGGATCTGGGAGGGGGATCCGGATCTCTCTCAGGTGGCGGCGCAGCTGCGGGGACGCCTGTGGCAGGACGGGGAGACCATCTGGCGGGTGAAGGGCCTGTATCGGGCCCTGGAAGGGGAGGGGTTGCTGATCGAGCTGCTGATGGCCGAGGGCGCCTGGGTGGAGACGGTGGCCCTGCTCTTCCGCCCGCACGGGTCAGGGCTCTGGATCCTGAAGCCGGCGGAGATCGGAGGGCTCCGGCCCACCCTGGCCCTTAAGATGGGCGTCCAGCGCATCGCTCAGGCCATTGAGGAGGCAACCCCCGGGCTGCGCGTGGTCTCCTCCACGATCTGA
- a CDS encoding long-chain fatty acid--CoA ligase, whose translation MEGLMMDWPLTLHHFLDRAARLFPRKEIATRTAAGMHRYTYADFHRRVHRLAHALTRLGIGRGDRVATFAWNTYRHLEIYFAAPCMGAVLHTLNIRLAPDQLIYIINHAEDRVIFVDASLVPLLERIRDQIPTVKAFVIMSDTGPVQTSLSPALDYEALLAESPEAPYPWPRLDENAAAGMCYTSGTTGNPKGVVYSHRAIFLHSMALCLADTFGICERDVLMPVVPMFHANAWGMPFAGVMVGAKLVFPGPHLQPRDIAELIQNERVTVTAGVPTIWIGLYALLERERYDLSSLRVMPVGGSAMPRALIEAFEKRFGIRIAHAWGMTEMTPLGTVANLKSYMESWPDEERFAVRAKQGMPVVGVEIRAVDEQGREVPWDGKTMGELQVRGPWVIRAYYNDPRTAEAFQDGWFRTGDVVTIDPEGYIQIVDRTKDLIKSGGEWISSVDLENALMAHPKVLEAAVIAVPHPKWQERPLAVVVPRPEFKEDLTKEELLEFLRPRFAKWWLPDDIVFVEAIPKTSVGKFDKKVLREQFKDYRLPETPA comes from the coding sequence ATGGAAGGCCTGATGATGGACTGGCCGCTCACCCTGCATCATTTCCTGGACCGCGCCGCCCGTCTCTTCCCCCGCAAGGAGATCGCCACCCGCACCGCCGCTGGCATGCACCGCTACACCTACGCCGACTTCCATCGACGGGTTCACCGCCTGGCCCACGCCCTGACCCGGCTGGGGATCGGGCGGGGCGATCGGGTGGCCACCTTCGCCTGGAACACCTACCGCCACCTGGAGATCTACTTCGCCGCCCCCTGTATGGGCGCCGTCCTGCACACCCTGAACATCCGCCTGGCCCCCGATCAGCTGATCTACATCATCAACCACGCCGAGGATCGCGTCATCTTCGTCGACGCCTCCCTGGTCCCCCTCCTGGAGCGCATCCGGGATCAGATCCCCACGGTGAAGGCCTTCGTGATCATGAGCGACACCGGCCCGGTCCAGACCTCCCTCTCCCCGGCCCTCGACTACGAGGCGCTGCTCGCCGAATCCCCGGAGGCCCCCTATCCCTGGCCGCGCCTGGACGAGAACGCCGCCGCCGGCATGTGCTACACCTCGGGGACGACGGGGAACCCCAAGGGTGTGGTCTACAGCCACCGGGCCATCTTCCTGCACTCGATGGCCCTCTGCCTGGCCGACACCTTCGGGATCTGCGAACGGGACGTGCTGATGCCGGTGGTCCCCATGTTCCACGCCAACGCCTGGGGGATGCCCTTCGCCGGGGTGATGGTCGGCGCCAAGCTGGTCTTCCCCGGGCCCCATCTGCAGCCCCGGGACATCGCGGAGCTGATCCAGAACGAGCGGGTGACGGTGACCGCCGGCGTGCCCACCATCTGGATCGGCCTCTACGCCCTGCTGGAGCGGGAGCGCTACGACCTCTCCAGCCTCCGGGTGATGCCCGTGGGCGGATCGGCCATGCCGCGGGCTCTGATCGAGGCCTTCGAGAAGCGCTTCGGCATCCGTATCGCCCACGCCTGGGGCATGACGGAGATGACCCCGCTGGGCACCGTGGCCAACCTCAAAAGCTATATGGAAAGCTGGCCTGACGAGGAGCGCTTCGCCGTCCGCGCCAAGCAGGGGATGCCCGTCGTGGGCGTGGAGATCCGGGCGGTGGATGAGCAGGGGCGGGAGGTGCCGTGGGATGGCAAGACCATGGGCGAGCTCCAGGTCCGCGGCCCCTGGGTGATCCGCGCTTACTACAACGACCCCCGCACCGCCGAGGCCTTCCAGGACGGGTGGTTCCGCACCGGGGACGTGGTGACCATCGACCCGGAGGGCTACATCCAGATCGTGGACCGGACCAAGGACCTGATCAAGAGCGGCGGGGAGTGGATCTCCTCGGTGGACCTGGAGAACGCCCTGATGGCCCACCCCAAGGTCCTGGAGGCGGCGGTCATCGCCGTGCCGCACCCCAAGTGGCAGGAGCGCCCGCTGGCCGTGGTGGTCCCTCGCCCCGAGTTCAAGGAGGACCTCACCAAGGAAGAGCTGCTGGAGTTCCTGCGGCCGCGCTTCGCCAAGTGGTGGCTCCCCGATGACATCGTGTTCGTGGAGGCGATCCCCAAGACCAGCGTGGGGAAGTTCGACAAGAAGGTGCTGCGGGAGCAGTTCAAAGACTACCGTCTTCCTGAAACCCCCGCCTGA